Proteins co-encoded in one Kribbella solani genomic window:
- a CDS encoding CBS domain-containing protein, protein MIGFDAVGVASAAGAVGAAGAAGAVGVDGVERRSVGMRAVDVAVGVSTVSVTDSVIRAVQVMAVGRLPGLVVVDGVGRPVAVLPGSQVLRLSIPAAFQDDPMLVRAVDEPSADVFWRELGGLTVGDCLPRPVARPLTVTEDATLLEIAALMARGRSPLVAVVGAGGELTGVITLDRLLTSLAVAGLGDQPPG, encoded by the coding sequence GTGATTGGTTTCGATGCGGTCGGTGTAGCCAGCGCGGCCGGTGCGGTTGGTGCGGCCGGTGCGGCCGGTGCGGTCGGCGTGGATGGGGTTGAGCGGCGGAGTGTGGGGATGCGGGCTGTTGATGTTGCGGTAGGGGTTTCGACGGTTTCGGTGACCGACTCGGTGATTCGGGCCGTGCAGGTGATGGCGGTCGGGCGGTTACCCGGGTTGGTGGTGGTGGACGGGGTGGGACGCCCGGTCGCGGTACTACCGGGGTCTCAGGTGTTGCGGTTGAGTATTCCGGCGGCGTTTCAGGACGATCCGATGCTCGTACGCGCCGTGGACGAGCCGTCGGCGGACGTGTTCTGGCGGGAGCTGGGTGGGCTGACGGTGGGCGACTGCCTGCCGCGGCCGGTCGCGCGGCCGCTGACGGTGACCGAGGACGCGACGCTGCTGGAGATCGCGGCGTTGATGGCGCGCGGGCGGAGTCCGTTGGTGGCGGTGGTCGGGGCCGGTGGCGAGTTGACCGGTGTGATCACCTTGGATCGTCTGCTCACGAGTCTGGCCGTGGCCGGGCTCGGTGACCAGCCGCCGGGGTAG
- a CDS encoding DUF6286 domain-containing protein encodes MAEPSPAGAVGAVSPAGAVPESSSVIYGGDRGRLDIAQRAVERIAEITARRHHEVVRQPATLGRGLPKARAVLAGQRARIELEVATNWGRPLSEIATELHQDVTNAIQDFTGLGVDRVDVQITAVTPARTTSAGPAQTGSATSAQITSATPASPRTSVDDVGANLARTGTECMPAALPAAAKPPVARPAAGVLGVLAALAVIALGLTGSAETLRSAGLLRGQVIPPTWYGRTLALHQTSWLPAAAIATIVLGALVLTITLKPRRRTHLAVHTSSTPSDASAMLWIRARDVARLAADAANRVDSVTGVSVTAKRRTLRAAVTTFGDSERVTGEVRAAVDDRLAALTPSLRLRITLQED; translated from the coding sequence GTGGCTGAGCCCAGCCCGGCCGGCGCGGTCGGCGCGGTCAGCCCGGCCGGCGCGGTACCCGAGTCGTCCTCGGTCATCTACGGGGGTGATCGAGGGCGGCTCGACATCGCCCAGCGAGCGGTGGAGCGGATCGCCGAAATCACCGCACGCCGGCACCACGAGGTCGTACGCCAGCCCGCCACGCTCGGACGCGGCCTGCCCAAAGCGCGGGCAGTGCTGGCCGGCCAACGCGCCCGAATCGAACTGGAAGTAGCCACCAACTGGGGCCGGCCCCTATCCGAGATAGCCACCGAGCTACATCAGGACGTCACCAACGCCATCCAAGACTTCACCGGCCTGGGCGTCGACCGCGTAGACGTACAAATCACCGCGGTAACCCCCGCGCGGACCACCTCGGCGGGCCCCGCGCAGACCGGGTCGGCGACGTCCGCGCAGATCACCTCGGCAACCCCCGCGTCTCCGCGAACCTCGGTCGACGACGTCGGAGCGAACCTCGCGCGAACCGGCACCGAGTGCATGCCGGCCGCCCTGCCGGCGGCGGCCAAACCGCCGGTCGCCCGCCCTGCGGCCGGCGTGCTGGGTGTCCTCGCCGCGCTTGCGGTGATCGCCCTGGGCCTGACCGGAAGCGCCGAAACCCTCCGCAGCGCGGGCCTCCTCCGCGGCCAGGTCATCCCACCCACCTGGTACGGCCGAACCCTGGCACTCCACCAAACCTCTTGGCTACCCGCTGCCGCGATCGCCACGATCGTCCTCGGCGCGCTCGTCCTGACCATCACCCTCAAACCCCGCCGCCGAACCCATCTGGCAGTTCACACGTCGAGTACGCCCAGCGACGCGAGTGCGATGCTGTGGATTCGGGCTCGTGATGTTGCTCGGCTTGCTGCGGATGCCGCGAATCGCGTGGACTCGGTCACCGGCGTGTCCGTGACCGCGAAACGCCGTACGCTTCGCGCGGCCGTCACCACGTTCGGCGACTCGGAGCGGGTCACCGGGGAAGTACGCGCTGCCGTCGACGACCGCCTAGCCGCGCTCACCCCGAGTCTCAGGCTCCGTATCACCCTCCAGGAGGACTGA
- a CDS encoding Asp23/Gls24 family envelope stress response protein, whose translation MSLPGEGTGKGEIERVTIAEAAATAARAVDGVVRLQPGLVGLLKQFAAQAWERATGRPMPDIAGIDVDLRADGTVHLDVRIVTAIDRHTAAVGAAVHMAVTAAVEAATGRVPQVRVRVVEIDLEPTRS comes from the coding sequence GTGAGCCTTCCGGGCGAGGGCACGGGCAAGGGCGAGATCGAGCGGGTCACCATCGCCGAAGCCGCGGCCACGGCGGCCCGCGCGGTGGACGGGGTGGTCCGGCTCCAGCCCGGCCTGGTCGGTTTGCTCAAGCAGTTCGCCGCGCAAGCCTGGGAACGAGCGACCGGTCGCCCGATGCCGGACATCGCGGGCATCGACGTCGACCTGCGCGCGGACGGCACCGTGCACCTCGACGTACGCATCGTGACCGCGATCGATCGTCACACCGCCGCGGTCGGCGCCGCCGTACACATGGCCGTCACGGCAGCGGTCGAGGCCGCGACCGGCCGGGTTCCGCAGGTACGGGTTCGCGTGGTCGAGATCGACCTCGAGCCCACTCGCTCCTGA
- a CDS encoding SLC13 family permease — protein MRPLFALAIFGVAFFFIATEKADKVKVVLIGAAAMLVLGLAPGTEVFFSEHEGIDWNVIFLLLGMMIVIGIIKQTGVFDYLGIWAAKRSRGEPYRLMVMLMIITAVASPFLDNVTTIMLVAPVTIVVCERLKIAPQPYLIAEVLASNIGGAATLIGDPPNIIIGSRAGLSFNDFLVHMTPIVVIVFVLFVILSRFLFRKGLKHNPEQVQAVLALQEKRAIRDPWLLVRCLVVLAVMIAAFSLHSVLHLEPSLVALIGAGVMVLVAKADVPEVLREVEWGTLVFFVGLFVMVSGLTHTGVIESIGDWAVAAIGDRYLLAATALLFGSGILGAFFDNIPYVATMTPVVEGVVEQAPDHRTGQSLWWAFALGADFGGNGTAVAASANVVALGIASRSGHHISFWQFTRYGVVVTVFSMVLAWGYVWLRYFV, from the coding sequence GTGCGGCCGCTGTTCGCGCTGGCGATCTTCGGGGTGGCGTTCTTCTTCATCGCGACCGAGAAGGCCGACAAGGTCAAGGTGGTACTGATCGGTGCCGCCGCGATGCTGGTACTCGGGCTGGCGCCGGGTACCGAGGTGTTCTTCTCCGAGCACGAGGGGATCGACTGGAACGTCATCTTCCTGCTGCTCGGGATGATGATCGTGATCGGGATCATCAAGCAGACCGGGGTGTTCGACTATCTGGGTATCTGGGCGGCGAAACGGTCCCGGGGTGAGCCGTACCGGTTGATGGTGATGCTGATGATCATCACCGCGGTCGCGTCGCCGTTCCTGGACAACGTGACCACGATCATGCTGGTCGCGCCGGTCACGATCGTGGTCTGCGAGCGGCTGAAGATCGCGCCGCAGCCGTACCTGATCGCCGAGGTGCTGGCGTCGAACATCGGCGGCGCCGCGACCCTGATCGGTGATCCGCCGAACATCATCATCGGGTCCCGGGCCGGGCTGTCGTTCAACGACTTCCTGGTGCACATGACGCCGATCGTGGTGATCGTGTTCGTGCTGTTCGTGATCCTGTCCAGGTTCCTGTTCCGCAAGGGCCTGAAGCACAATCCGGAGCAGGTCCAGGCGGTGCTCGCGTTGCAGGAGAAGCGGGCGATCCGGGATCCGTGGCTGCTGGTTCGTTGCCTGGTGGTGCTCGCGGTGATGATCGCCGCGTTCTCACTGCATTCGGTACTGCATCTCGAACCGTCGCTGGTCGCGCTGATCGGGGCCGGCGTGATGGTGCTGGTCGCGAAGGCGGACGTACCCGAGGTGCTGCGTGAGGTCGAGTGGGGCACGCTGGTGTTCTTCGTCGGCCTGTTCGTGATGGTTTCGGGCCTGACGCACACCGGCGTGATCGAGTCGATCGGCGACTGGGCGGTGGCCGCGATCGGCGACCGGTACCTGCTGGCCGCGACCGCGCTGCTGTTCGGGTCGGGCATCCTCGGCGCGTTCTTCGACAACATTCCGTACGTCGCGACGATGACGCCGGTGGTCGAAGGGGTCGTCGAGCAGGCGCCGGACCACCGGACCGGGCAGTCGCTGTGGTGGGCGTTCGCGCTCGGCGCCGACTTCGGCGGGAACGGTACGGCGGTTGCCGCGAGCGCCAATGTGGTTGCCCTCGGCATCGCTTCGCGCAGCGGGCACCACATCTCGTTCTGGCAGTTCACCCGGTACGGGGTGGTAGTGACCGTGTTCAGCATGGTGCTGGCCTGGGGGTACGTGTGGTTGCGCTACTTCGTCTGA
- a CDS encoding SPFH domain-containing protein yields MQHATVDLWAGEPAAAYPLVVLAVLAVVAAVEPRIVPRDRWLVVLRSGLVRRVLATGVSVRIPLLESYVWIARGRTRRPLTVTARTGDGTEVRVAAETIIEVVDPLAAIQLSLTPVDLALDETERALRQLIARHDVVSLAALRTCTVPVDVPGVVIGELELGKVELELTPQAIRSVADQTK; encoded by the coding sequence ATGCAGCACGCGACAGTTGACCTTTGGGCCGGCGAACCAGCGGCCGCTTATCCGTTGGTGGTGCTGGCGGTGCTCGCTGTGGTGGCGGCCGTCGAGCCGCGGATCGTCCCGCGCGACCGCTGGCTCGTCGTACTGCGGTCCGGCCTGGTCCGCCGCGTGCTCGCCACCGGAGTTAGCGTACGGATCCCGCTGCTGGAGTCGTACGTGTGGATCGCCCGCGGGCGTACGCGCCGGCCGTTGACCGTGACCGCGCGTACCGGCGACGGCACCGAGGTCCGCGTCGCGGCCGAAACCATCATCGAGGTCGTCGACCCGCTCGCCGCGATCCAGCTCTCGCTCACGCCGGTAGATCTCGCGCTCGACGAGACCGAACGAGCGTTGCGCCAACTGATCGCCCGGCACGACGTGGTTTCGCTCGCCGCGCTGCGGACCTGCACGGTCCCGGTCGACGTACCAGGCGTCGTGATCGGTGAGCTCGAGCTCGGGAAGGTCGAGCTCGAGCTCACCCCACAGGCGATCCGCTCGGTCGCGGATCAGACGAAGTAG
- a CDS encoding Asp23/Gls24 family envelope stress response protein, whose product MTETVKTSRRAGGSTGDAARESAEVVADGTGLVDATGRTTIADVVVSKIAGIATRELDGVHALGGGAARAVGMLRDRIPGSRTNLSQGVSVEVGEKQAAIDIELVAEYGVSIAALATAIRTNVISAVERMTGLEVTEVNIAVTDVHLEGDDDDDDDTEPAAERRVQ is encoded by the coding sequence ATGACCGAAACCGTGAAGACGTCCCGCCGGGCCGGAGGTTCCACCGGCGATGCCGCCCGGGAGTCCGCCGAGGTGGTTGCCGACGGCACCGGACTGGTGGACGCGACCGGACGGACGACGATCGCCGACGTGGTCGTGTCCAAGATCGCCGGCATCGCCACCCGCGAGCTCGACGGCGTACACGCCCTCGGTGGCGGCGCCGCCCGCGCGGTCGGCATGCTCCGCGACCGCATCCCCGGCTCCCGGACCAATCTGTCCCAGGGTGTCTCGGTCGAGGTCGGCGAGAAGCAGGCCGCGATCGACATCGAACTGGTGGCCGAGTACGGCGTCAGCATCGCGGCGCTCGCCACCGCGATCCGTACCAACGTGATCTCCGCCGTCGAACGGATGACCGGTCTGGAGGTGACCGAGGTGAACATCGCCGTCACCGACGTACACCTCGAAGGCGATGACGACGATGATGATGACACCGAACCTGCCGCTGAACGTCGCGTGCAGTAA
- a CDS encoding RNA polymerase sigma factor gives MTALAELDEATLVSRARDRDPAAFELLVRRYQRRIYTLCLRMLNGASGDAEDLTQETFVTAWRRLPEIQNDAAFGGWLYRTATNKCLTVLQRRRPTVDLDDHHPPADVDSDPARTAGTSAAMSALSEALRQLPPQQRACWLLREVHGRSYQEIADLVGTTPTAVRGRIARARAELAEVMKPWR, from the coding sequence ATGACGGCGCTGGCTGAGCTCGACGAGGCGACCCTGGTGTCCAGGGCGCGCGATCGTGACCCGGCGGCGTTCGAGCTGCTCGTCCGGCGGTACCAGCGGCGGATCTACACGCTCTGCCTGCGGATGCTGAACGGTGCCAGCGGGGACGCCGAGGACCTCACGCAGGAAACGTTCGTGACCGCGTGGCGCCGGCTGCCGGAGATCCAGAACGACGCGGCGTTCGGCGGCTGGCTGTACCGGACCGCCACGAACAAGTGCCTGACGGTGCTGCAGCGCCGCCGCCCGACCGTCGATCTCGACGATCACCATCCGCCGGCCGACGTGGACAGCGATCCGGCCCGCACGGCCGGTACGAGTGCGGCGATGAGCGCGCTGTCCGAGGCGCTCCGGCAACTGCCGCCGCAGCAGCGGGCATGCTGGTTGTTGCGGGAAGTCCACGGTCGTTCGTACCAGGAGATCGCCGATCTGGTCGGGACGACACCGACCGCGGTGCGGGGCCGAATAGCCCGCGCCCGCGCCGAGCTCGCGGAGGTGATGAAGCCATGGCGATGA
- a CDS encoding Asp23/Gls24 family envelope stress response protein, translated as MAMNSDSPVADLHPLPCGRTVEDVSDDLDTEQHGGPANAHLAHCPHCQTAKASLEQLAAATALLIDDPVDVPTGLLDRIMTAVRADLNLGRTLPLPTGSAQVEVSVSALASVLRYAVDGVPGIRARRCRIDLDEDRPDAVRVSMTVALRFGAGQVAALDEARDRVAAALQGQVGYTLTSLDFEVVDVWTDQR; from the coding sequence ATGGCGATGAACTCTGACAGCCCAGTCGCCGACCTGCACCCGCTCCCCTGCGGCCGGACCGTCGAAGATGTCTCGGACGACCTCGACACCGAACAGCACGGCGGCCCGGCGAACGCGCACCTGGCCCACTGCCCGCACTGCCAGACCGCGAAGGCCAGTCTCGAGCAACTCGCGGCGGCGACCGCGCTGCTGATCGACGACCCGGTCGACGTACCGACCGGCCTGCTGGATCGGATCATGACGGCCGTCCGCGCCGACCTCAACCTCGGGCGTACGCTCCCGCTGCCGACCGGATCGGCGCAGGTCGAGGTGTCCGTCTCCGCGCTGGCGTCCGTCCTGCGGTACGCGGTCGACGGCGTGCCCGGCATCCGTGCGCGCCGGTGCCGGATCGACCTGGATGAGGACCGCCCGGATGCCGTCCGGGTGTCGATGACGGTCGCGCTGCGCTTCGGCGCCGGCCAGGTCGCGGCGCTCGACGAGGCCCGCGACCGGGTGGCCGCAGCGCTCCAGGGCCAGGTCGGCTACACCCTGACCAGCCTCGATTTCGAGGTCGTCGACGTGTGGACGGACCAGCGGTGA
- a CDS encoding histidine kinase yields MPLYWRVCLINGLMFVAGTTALALAPVTVSATVLQSEAVILVVGLIAIVVLNSILLRTSLAPLDRLVRLMDTVDLQRPGKRLSEAGGGAVGHLVQGFNAMLDRLESERGRSNAKALAAQEAERHRIARELHDEIGQGLTAVLLGLKGLEAGTPPKLRQALEEVQETARATLDEVRGVARRLRPGVLEDLGLQSALAALATDFSAHGLQVRRVTSPGLPELGSERELVIYRVAQEALTNAARHAQARTVRLSLHRQGAAVVLSVDDDGNGLRGAEEGTGIRGMRERALLIGAELTVGPGETGTSVRLRVPLEAG; encoded by the coding sequence ATGCCTTTGTACTGGCGGGTTTGCCTGATCAACGGGCTGATGTTCGTTGCCGGGACCACCGCCTTGGCGCTGGCCCCGGTGACGGTCTCCGCGACCGTGCTGCAGTCCGAAGCCGTGATCCTGGTCGTCGGACTGATCGCGATCGTCGTACTCAACTCGATCCTGCTCCGGACCAGTCTCGCCCCGCTCGACCGGCTCGTTCGGTTGATGGACACGGTCGACCTGCAACGCCCCGGGAAGCGGTTGTCCGAGGCCGGCGGGGGAGCGGTCGGTCATCTCGTTCAAGGTTTCAACGCGATGCTCGATCGGCTGGAAAGCGAGCGCGGCCGCAGCAACGCGAAGGCACTGGCGGCGCAGGAGGCCGAGCGGCACCGGATCGCGCGCGAGCTGCACGACGAGATCGGCCAGGGTCTCACCGCCGTGCTGCTAGGCCTGAAAGGACTCGAGGCGGGTACGCCGCCCAAGCTGCGGCAGGCACTGGAAGAAGTGCAGGAGACCGCACGGGCGACCCTCGATGAGGTACGTGGCGTCGCGCGGCGGCTGCGCCCGGGCGTACTGGAGGATCTTGGTTTGCAGAGTGCGCTTGCCGCGCTGGCGACCGACTTTTCGGCGCACGGGCTGCAGGTACGCCGCGTCACCTCGCCGGGACTGCCCGAGCTCGGATCGGAGCGGGAGTTGGTGATCTATCGCGTCGCGCAGGAAGCGTTGACGAACGCGGCCCGCCACGCGCAGGCCCGTACCGTGCGGCTTTCGCTGCACCGTCAGGGCGCGGCGGTGGTCCTGTCGGTCGATGACGACGGCAACGGTCTCCGGGGCGCCGAAGAAGGCACGGGCATCCGGGGCATGCGCGAGCGCGCCCTGCTGATCGGCGCCGAGCTGACCGTCGGCCCCGGCGAGACGGGTACGTCGGTCCGGCTGCGAGTTCCGTTGGAGGCCGGGTGA